The following proteins come from a genomic window of Populus nigra chromosome 6, ddPopNigr1.1, whole genome shotgun sequence:
- the LOC133697838 gene encoding sm-like protein LSM36B, giving the protein MSSGGEKGSTTTKTPADFLKSIRGRPVVVKLNSGVDYRGVLACLDGYMNIAMEQTEEYVNGQLKNKYGDAFIRGNNVLYISTSKRTLADGA; this is encoded by the exons atgtcaagcgGGGGAGAGAAGGGATCGACCACCACGAAAACACCCGCTGATTTCCTCAAATCGATACGCGGCCGCCCTGTTGTAGTCAAGCTCAATTCTGGAGTTGATTATAGAG GTGTTTTAGCTTGTCTTGATGGGTACATGAACATAGCAATGGAACAAACAGAGGAATACGTAAATGGCcaactgaaaaacaaatatggtgATGCTTTCATCCGAGGAAATAATG TTCTGTACATCAGCACTTCAAAGAGGACACTTGCAGATGGTGCATAG
- the LOC133697576 gene encoding beta-glucosidase 42 → MARKEEFLKEHEYLNEKEVSRSDFPPDFIFGVATSAYQIEGASNEGGRGPCIWDAFAQSKGNILDGSNGDVAVDHYHRYKEDIEIIAKLGFDAYRFSISWSRIFPDGLGTKVNDEGIAFYNNVINALLEKGIQPYVTLYHWDLPLHLQESMEGWLNKEVVKYFAIYADTCFASFGDRVKHWITLNEPLQTAINGHDSGIFAPGRHDQSSTEPYLASHHQILAHAAAVSIFRNKYKDKQGGQIGLVVDCEWAETGSNKTEDKVAASRRLEFQLGWYLNPLYYGDYPEVMREILGEQLPQFTEEDKELLRNPMDFVGLNHYTSRFITHATESPEESYYYKAQSMERRAEFEGGEPIGEKAASEWLYVCPWGLRKVLNYLAQKYNNPTIYVTENGMDDEDIDAPLHEVLDDNLRVRYFKGYLASVAQAIKDGVQVKGYFAWSLLDNFEWAQGYTKRFGLVYVDYKNGLARHPKSSAYWFMRFLKGVEGKSGKEE, encoded by the exons atggCAAGGAAAGAGGAGTTCTTGAAGGAACATGAATATTTGAACGAGAAAGAAGTGTCCCGCTCTGACTTCCCTCCTGATTTTATCTTTGGAGTTGCCACTTCTGCTTATCAG ATTGAAGGAGCCAGCAACGAAGGTGGCAGGGGTCCTTGTATATGGGACGCTTTTGCGCAGtctaaag GAAACATACTTGATGGAAGCAATGGTGATGTAGCAGTGGATCATTATCATCGATACAAG GAAGATATTGAGATCATAGCCAAACTGGGGTTTGATGCATATCGATTTTCCATATCATGGTCTCGAATCTTCCCCG ATGGTTTGGGAACCAAAGTCAACGACGAAGGGATTGCTTTCTACAATAACGTCATTAATGCTCTTCTTGAAAAGG GTATTCAGCCATATGTAACTTTGTACCACTGGGACCTTCCCCTGCATCTTCAGGAGTCAATGGAAGGGTGGTTAAATAAAGAAGTTGT AAAATATTTTGCAATCTATGCAGATACTTGTTTTGCAAGTTTTGGTGATAGAGTTAAGCATTGGATCACACTTAATGAGCCTCTCCAAACAGCAATCAATGGTCATGACTCTGGGATTTTTGCACCTGGAAGACATGACCAATCATCAACAGAACCTTATTTGGCTTCACACCACCAGATCTTGGCCCATGCAGCAGCTGTTTCCATATTCCGAAACAAGTACAAG GACAAGCAAGGGGGACAAATAGGATTGGTTGTTGACTGTGAATGGGCAGAAACTGGTTCAAACAAAACAGAAGATAAAGTTGCAGCATCTCGACGCCTTGAATTTCAGCTTGGATG GTACTTGAATCCATTATATTACGGAGACTATCCAGAAGTTATGCGTGAAATACTGGGAGAGCAGCTCCCACAATTCACAGAGGAAGATAAGGAGTTGCTTAGAAACCCAATGGACTTTGTAGGTCTAAATCATTACACTTCAAGGTTCATAACTCATGCAACAGAGAGCCCTGAAGAATCCTATTACTATAAAGCACAATCGATGGAGAGAAGAG CTGAATTTGAAGGGGGCGAGCCAATTGGTGAGAAG GCAGCATCAGAGTGGCTTTATGTTTGTCCTTGGGGACTCCGGAAGGTTCTCAATTACTTAGCTCAGAAATACAACAATCCCACAATATATGTCACAGAGAATG GTATGGATGACGAGGACATTGATGCCCCACTTCATGAAGTTCTAGATGACAATCTGAGAGTTCGCTATTTTAAAGGATACCTTGCTTCAGTTGCCCAGGCAATCAA GGATGGAGTACAAGTGAAGGGATATTTTGCATGGTCATTACTGGACAACTTTGAGTGGGCTCAAGGTTATACCAAGCGTTTCGGTTTGGTGTATGTGGATTACAAGAATGGGCTCGCTCGGCACCCAAAATCTTCTGCTTATTGGTTCATGCGGTTCTTAAAAGGTGTTGAAGGGAAAAGCGGCAAAGAAGAGTGA